The following is a genomic window from Niabella soli DSM 19437.
GCCAGCAGAAAGGATACTTCATGTATAGAATGGGCGATGATCCAAAAGGTTTTAAGATCGGCGCCATACGGGGCCTTAAAATACTGGAAGGATTGAGGCGGAGCGGCCGTCCATTTTGAAACCAGCACCGCTGTTTCAAAGATTTGTGCCCCATTCAGTAAAAAATAAGCCAGCAGGGTTACTAATAACCACCACTCAGCCCTTGTTAAGTATTCTATATTTACGTTGTTCATAATTGTGGTTTTAAAAATGTTGCTGTTGCTTTATCTGGATTTTTTATTCAGCTCGTTGGTGAAGGTCTGCATGATGCCGATCGACGCACGGAGATAGCCGGCGATCAACTGTATTTCCTTCTTACCGTAGGTGGAGACCAGTTTTTCTACCTCCGCTTTCAGCCGGGTATTGGATGGTTCGAATAGTTTTTTTGCCTTTGCTTTATTGGCAACGATCAATACCTTCCGCCGGTCGGTTTCGTCTGGCTGACGGCTTACCAGCTTCCGGTCCTCCAGCCGGTCGATCATGGCGGTTACCGCCCCGGTGGTAAGCCCGGTAATGCTGGACAGCTCCCCAGCCGTAAGCGGTCCTTGCCGCAGGATGATACTAAGGTATTTATGATCTACGCCCGTGAGGCCTGCGCTGCGGGCAATGGCCTCATGCATGAGGAGGGTTGTGTCGGAGATTACTCTTCCTAAATCGCTTAAATTTTCTATTGCTGACGCTTCCATATATCTTTATGATTAATTATCTTGATTGTAAAGATAAATAGAACTTGAATGGTGCACAAAATTTTTGCTGCCTAAACCGGCGAGCCTGGCAAAAAAGCCGGTGAACAGATCAGCCGAGCCCTATTGAGGTGTACAAGAGTGCGATCCCGCCTTCGACCTATCGTGTGGGGACAAAATATTGCTTTTTTTATATTTCTCTACTTTTTGCTCGCCCAAAAAGTAGCACAAAAAGGGCAGGCTCAGACGAACGCCTCCGGCCGTTTGACCGGCCACGCACGCGAGCATACTTTACGAAAAGTGGTAACAAGGCCTTGTTGCGGGGTAAGGTCGAAGCCCCCGCAGCCTGATTGTCGTTCAGCCTCCCTGCGCTGATTTTTTCCCTGAATAATTTGTCTGTATACAAAACATACGTTGGGTAAAAAATAGGCGCCTCCGATCTGTTGCTTTTCCGAAGTTGCAATTACTATCCCCCGATGAAAAACAGTTGTTTGTTCCGAACGGATGCTGCTTAGAAGGGGTTCCGCCGGACAGTGAAAGGACAAATCAAGCGGAATGGCGGTTTTGACGCCGCGGGCGACTATTCAAAAATAGGGCAGCAGGAAGGTGTCATAACCTGGCCTGTAGCGCAGGGTTGGCCGGTTCCGCCCCAGCCCGACCGTGAAACAAGGGGCGGAATTCACCTTCCGGCGGAAAAAGATTTTTTGCTCCACTTTTTTATCGATTGAAAAAAGTGGAAAACATACAATTAGATAAAGCTCTATTCATCTTTCTCGATGATTATTAGAAAGGGTACACATCTAAATATCTCGCCCACAAGTCTTATACTATTTATAAACTATTTGAAATGTGTCTATACGATAGGCCTTCAGCGGGACAGGCTCCACGACGCTGCTATATGCATTATAGCCCGGACCATGATTACCCCTACTCATTACAACAGATACCCTCAATAAAAAAGCGGGCCTTTTACAAAGCCCGCCTGGTGTATAGAAAATTCGGCTGCGTTATGAATTATTGCCCGGGATCTTTTTGCGTTTCAACAGCGTTCTGCACATCGGTGCTTAAGCTGGAAAGCAGGTTGTAGCCGGTGGCGGTTTCAATATCCCGCACGGTGGTAATGTACTGTTTCCAGTCGGCACTTACGGTACTGGTATTGGGCGTATTTACGGCCAGCACCCGCGTGGTGGCGCTTACCCTTGAAAGATCGCTGTTGCCGTTATCAAGAAATACGATCACTTTCCATACGTTGGTGGGCACGGTGATCCTCCCGTTATCGATGGTGCCGGCATTGCCATAGCTGCCCATGATGACATAGGCCTCTTTACCCGCCGTTACCTGCGTGCGGATGTATTGCTCCAGGTTGTTCCAGGTTTGCTGGTTGTTCTGCGGCGTTTGGGGGATCATATTGGTCATCAGGAAGGTGGAGGAGTTGGCTGCCACGCTGCTGGTACGGTCTGCACTGGGGCAGTTATGGCCGCGGTCGTAACCGGAACCCATATAGGAGCTGGATTGTACTTTATACCACCCGCTGTAGAGGCCTGCCCAGGCGGCAAAATCATTCTGGCGGTCTGCCACGCCGGTAATATTGGTGGCATCCAGGTGCCAGGAAACCCAATTGGGAGTGGCCCTTGAACTGGAATAAGACTCGATATAATAAAACTGGTTGATAAGGTAATTATTAGCCATGCTGAGCACTGAATCTGCACCGGAAGGGTTACCGAAGAGCAGGTTAGAATTATCGCCCAAAGCGGGCGGTGCATCCGAACCTGGTACCACATAACGCCCGGCTGCGGGAACCGTGCTGTCGCCGGTAGGTAAGGTATCGGTCACATTTTTAAAACCGGGATTATTGGAGGCTCCGGTAAAAATGATATTATCGATATTGATACGGGTAGTGCCGGTTTTAATGATACGCACCTGCACCGGATCGGTACTGGTAATAAGGAAACTATCCAGCTGGAAGGTTTTGCTGCTTACCGTCACGGGGCTGCCAACGTTCGTAAACGTCTGGCCGTCGGTACTGGTCTGGAAATTCCAGGTGGAAGGGCCATCCGTTCCGTAGGTGGCAGAACTTACATACACTTTTTTTAGCCCGGTAATTTTGAAGTTGGTCGTAATGCTTCCATTGCGTAAGCGTACGGACCAGGAGCTGTCCTTGGTGTCCGCTGCGGTATTACCGATAAGGGCGTCATTGAAGGACCAGCTGCCGGTCCGTAGGTCTACATCGGCAAGGGCATAAGCAGCCTTGCGGCCGGATTCAAAACTTTCCGTAACGGAGTAGCTGCTGTCTTTGGCCGGCGGCGGCACGTCAATAGGTGGTATTTTGGCGCAGCTGTAGGCGCCTACCAGTACGAGTAGTGTTAAGAAGTAATTTATGTGTTTCATAATTAAAGGGGGATTTTACGATTCTATTGAGGTTGTTTTTACACCGGCAACGGTCTGGTCCGGTAAAAAGCCGAGAATATAAATGGGTACCTGCACGCCGGCTTCTACCCGGTACACCTGCAGGCCGGAAAGCTGGCTGTTTAAAAACGCATAAAGGTTTTTTATTTTTTGCAGATTGGCCACAATGGGGGCGTCGCCTGGGTCTGCGCTGCGCTCGAGCTGGGCCATGAACTGTTCCGGGGCAATGGTTTTTACTGTTGCGTTTGCTGTGCCGGAATGTGTTGCTACAGCGGCAGGGATGGCGGCGGCTTCCAGAACGCCCAGGTTTTGGGGTTCAAACGGGTATTCTGATTCACTCATGAAAAGGACGCCCTGGGCCTGTGTCTGCAATTGGGTTAAAAAGTTGGATGTATTCATGCCGCGAATGTAATTAAATAGCCGCTTTTTATTATATGTTAACAAAAAGATAATGGGATTGATTAAGGACAGGGCTGCTGCCTAGCGTGTGGCTTTTGCCGGCCATGGAATGCGGGAAACCTGGTAGAGGGAACCTATTTCCAGAAAAAAGATGAAATAAAGAACAACGACAATAACAAAAAACTATAGGCTGATTCTCACCAATGGAATTATTTTATTAGGGTCGTCTTTTTGTTTTGTCTTCGACTTTGTTTTTCATTGATACTTTATCATAACAATTTGAATGTCAATTCTTTTTATAGCCGATGAAAAATAATTACTTCAATGGGAACTCCATCCGGGTAAAAGTATTTTTTTGTGCGATTCCTGGCACACCCAATTGTCCGTAAGTGTTGTCACCGGAAATATAAACAGCAGTATCATTTTTTACGTAAAGGCAGTTTGTGGCCGCATCAAAAACTCTGGTGACATTAGAATCGAGCTTGACGTATTTTAGCACATAAACGTTTGTTCCCAAAGTATCCCAAAGAGGTAAATTCATATTATTGCCGGCTCCCCACAAAGTACCGTCATTTTTTATTACCATTAATTGGCCTCCCTGGCTCGAAATTGTTTTTACATCAGTTTGAATACGCATAAAAGAATCAACCGTTGACCAGGTTGTTGTTTCAAGACCAAAGGCATTGCTGCTTCCCGCACCCCAAAGACTGTTGTCGGGCTTTATGGCAAAAGTTGTAGCACCCCCTCCAAAAATTTCTTTAAAAATTCCTGGTATTTGAGTAAAAGTCTGGTAGGAAGACGGACTGTTAGGAGAGAGGCGAAACGCCAGTTGCCCAGACCAATTTGACCCCATTCCCCAAAGTGTATTGTCTGATTTTAAAATTAAAACATGGCTATTTCCGCCGCTAAAAGAAACAACGTCATCCGCGATTTTTACCGGGCTTAAAGCGGGTTTATAATTAGGAGAGAAAAATAGATCGCTAAATCCCATCCCGGCTGCCCATAACGTTTTATCATCTTTTAAAAATAAAGTGTAGTTGATATTACAATGTACTTTTAATACATGATCTGCTATTTTTACTGGTGTCGCGGCATCAGTAGTATTGCCGATGCCCAATTGTCCTTTTTCGTTATTCCCGGCAGTCCATAATGTGTGATCGGTTTTCAAAATAGCCACATTATGACCATTACAGGATATAGTGTCAACCCCAGACATGATTTTTTCAGGTTTCGGTTTACTTGTTGTGGTTCCGTCTGCTAAAATGCCCCGGCCGTTAGCGCCCCAGCCCCAAAGTGTATTATCGCTTCTGACAATAAACAGATTCCCATAGGCTCCGGCTATTTGACGAATTGTATAAGATTTTACTTCGGGCTTAGGTTCCGGAGGCGGAGCTGGACTATGGCCTTTCTTACTGCAGCCCATTTGAACAATAAG
Proteins encoded in this region:
- a CDS encoding MarR family winged helix-turn-helix transcriptional regulator produces the protein MEASAIENLSDLGRVISDTTLLMHEAIARSAGLTGVDHKYLSIILRQGPLTAGELSSITGLTTGAVTAMIDRLEDRKLVSRQPDETDRRKVLIVANKAKAKKLFEPSNTRLKAEVEKLVSTYGKKEIQLIAGYLRASIGIMQTFTNELNKKSR
- a CDS encoding DNA/RNA non-specific endonuclease yields the protein MKHINYFLTLLVLVGAYSCAKIPPIDVPPPAKDSSYSVTESFESGRKAAYALADVDLRTGSWSFNDALIGNTAADTKDSSWSVRLRNGSITTNFKITGLKKVYVSSATYGTDGPSTWNFQTSTDGQTFTNVGSPVTVSSKTFQLDSFLITSTDPVQVRIIKTGTTRINIDNIIFTGASNNPGFKNVTDTLPTGDSTVPAAGRYVVPGSDAPPALGDNSNLLFGNPSGADSVLSMANNYLINQFYYIESYSSSRATPNWVSWHLDATNITGVADRQNDFAAWAGLYSGWYKVQSSSYMGSGYDRGHNCPSADRTSSVAANSSTFLMTNMIPQTPQNNQQTWNNLEQYIRTQVTAGKEAYVIMGSYGNAGTIDNGRITVPTNVWKVIVFLDNGNSDLSRVSATTRVLAVNTPNTSTVSADWKQYITTVRDIETATGYNLLSSLSTDVQNAVETQKDPGQ
- a CDS encoding nuclease A inhibitor family protein → MNTSNFLTQLQTQAQGVLFMSESEYPFEPQNLGVLEAAAIPAAVATHSGTANATVKTIAPEQFMAQLERSADPGDAPIVANLQKIKNLYAFLNSQLSGLQVYRVEAGVQVPIYILGFLPDQTVAGVKTTSIES
- a CDS encoding RCC1 domain-containing protein yields the protein MKLSRYNILAGLLLTVLIVQMGCSKKGHSPAPPPEPKPEVKSYTIRQIAGAYGNLFIVRSDNTLWGWGANGRGILADGTTTSKPKPEKIMSGVDTISCNGHNVAILKTDHTLWTAGNNEKGQLGIGNTTDAATPVKIADHVLKVHCNINYTLFLKDDKTLWAAGMGFSDLFFSPNYKPALSPVKIADDVVSFSGGNSHVLILKSDNTLWGMGSNWSGQLAFRLSPNSPSSYQTFTQIPGIFKEIFGGGATTFAIKPDNSLWGAGSSNAFGLETTTWSTVDSFMRIQTDVKTISSQGGQLMVIKNDGTLWGAGNNMNLPLWDTLGTNVYVLKYVKLDSNVTRVFDAATNCLYVKNDTAVYISGDNTYGQLGVPGIAQKNTFTRMEFPLK